The following proteins are co-located in the Gossypium hirsutum isolate 1008001.06 chromosome A02, Gossypium_hirsutum_v2.1, whole genome shotgun sequence genome:
- the LOC107951817 gene encoding probable cellulose synthase A catalytic subunit 8 (The RefSeq protein has 7 substitutions compared to this genomic sequence): MDATADSVAKSGKIGGQVCQICSDNVGSNADGESFVACHICAFPVCRPCYEYERKDGTQSCPQCKTKYKRHKGSPAIGGEEVEDAVANNVANNSNQTSRTQGEGYKKAERTLSWDTNYSRVSDMAPPIYDKEVPLNHIPFLTNGSSVSGELSAASPSRTSMASPESGIRGKGNIRLVDPAREFGSLGFGNVAWKERIDGWKIKPEKNAVPMSVSNAPSEGRGGGDFDASTDVVMDDSILNDEARQPLSRKVSIPSSRINPYRMVIVLRLVILSIFLHYRITNPVPNAYVLWLISVICEIWFAISWILDQFPKWLPVNRETYLDRLALRYDREGEPYQLAAVDIFVSTVDPLKEPPLVTANTVLSILAVDYPVDKVSCYVSDDGAAMLTFEALSETSEFARKWVPFCKKYSIEPRAPEWYFALKIDYLKDKVQPDFVKERRAMKREYEEFKVRINGLVAKAQKVPDEGWIMQDGTPWPGNNTRDHPGMIQVFLGHSGGLDSDGNELPRLVYVSREKRPGFQHHKKAGAMNALVRVSAVLTNGPFLLNLDCDHYINNSKALREAMCFLMDPNLGKSVCYVQFPQRFDGIDKNDRYANRNTVFFDINLRGLDGIQGPVYVGTGCVFNRTALYGYEPPLKPKHKKPGLFSSCFGGSQKKSSKSSKKDSSNKKSGKHVNSTVPIYNLEDIEGVEGAGFDDENSHLMSQMTLEKRFGQSAVFVSSTLMENGGVPQSATPESLLKEAIHVISCGYEDKTDWGSEIGWIYGSVTEDILTGFKMHARGWRSIYCMPLRPAFKGSAPINLSDRLNQVLRWALGSVEILFSRHCPIWYGYSGRLKWLERFAYVNTTIYPITAIPLLAYCTLPAVCLLTGKFIIPQISNIASIWFISLFLSIFATGILEMRWSGVGIDEWWRNEQFWVIGGVSAHLFAVFQGLLKVLAGIDTNFTVTSKASDEDGDFAELYMFKWTTLLIPPTTLLIINLVGVVAGVSYAINSGYQSWGPLFGKLFFAFWVIIHLYPFLKGLMGRQNRMPTIVVVWAILLASIFSLLWVRIDPFTTKVTGPDVEQCGINC; the protein is encoded by the exons ATGGATGCAACAGCAGATTCAGTG GCGAAATCTGGTAAAATTGGAGGACAAGTTTGCCAGATCTGCAGTGATAATGTTGGCTCAAATGCTGATGGTGAATCCTTTGTTGCTTGCCATATTTGTGCATTTCCTGTTTGCCGTCCATGTTATGAATACGAGCGAAAAGATGGTACCCAGTCTTGTCCTCAATGCAAGACCAAGTACAAGAGGCATAAAG GAAGCCCTGCTATTGGTGGGGAAGAAGTGGAAGATGCTGTTGCCAATAATGTAGCAAATAATTCAAATCAAACATCACGTACCCAAGGTGAGGGGTATAAGAAGGCAGAGCGAACACTGAGTTGGGATACGAATTATAGCCGAGTGTCAGACATGGCACCCCCCATCTACGACAAAGAAGTTCCTCTTAATCATATTCCTTTTCTCACCAATGGCAGCTCG GTTTCTGGGGAGCTGTCTGCTGCATCTCCTTCAAGAACCTCAATGGCCTCTCCTGAAAGTGGGATCAGGGGAAAGG GTAATATTAGGTTGGTTGATCCAGCAAGAGAGTTTGGGTCATTAGGGTTTGGCAATGTAGCCTGGAAGGAGAGGATTGATGGTTGGAAGATAAAGCCAGAGAAGAATGCAGTTCTGATGAGTGTTAGTAATGCCCCTTCTGAAGGCAGGGGAGGTGGGGATTTTGATGCCAGCACTGATGTAGTTATGGATGACTCTATACT AAATGATGAAGCCCGCCAGCCTCTATCGAGGAAAGTCTCAATTCCTTCCTCTAGAATTAACCCTTATAGGATGGTCATTGTCCTGCGGCTTGTTATTCTCAGCATTTTCCTGCATTATCGTATAACAAATCCAGTTCCCAATGCCTATGCGTTGTGGTTGATATCTGTGATTTGTGAGATATGGTTTGCAGTATCATGGATATTGGATCAGTTCCCTAAATGGCTTCCTGTGAACCGTGAAACATATCTTGACAGGCTGGCCTTGAG ATATGACCGAGAAGGAGAACCATCCCAGTTGGCTGCTGTTGACATTTTTGTCAGTACTGTTGATCCTTTAAAGGAACCGCCACTTGTCACAGCCAATACCGTTCTATCCATACTTGCAGTTGACTACCCAGTCGATAAAGTTTCATGCTATGTTTCAGATGATGGAGCTGCTATGTTAACATTTGAAGCTCTATCTGAAACGTCAGAGTTTGCCAGAAAATGGGTTCCTTTCTGCAAGAAATACAGCATTGAACCACGAGCTCCAGAATGGTACTTTGCCCTAAAGATCGATTACCTAAAAGATAAGGTTCAACCTGATTTTGTCAAGGAACGGAGAGCTATGAAG AGAGAATATGAAGAGTTTAAAGTTCGCATTAATGGACTTGTTGCTAAAGCACAAAAAGTTCCTGATGAAGGATGGATCATGCAAGATGGCACTCCTTGGCCAGGAAATAACACAAGGGATCATCCAGGAATGATCCAG GTTTTCTTAGGTCATAGTGGAGGACTCGATTCTGATGGTAATGAGCTTCCACAATTAGTTTACGTGTCTCGTGAGAAACGTCCTGGATTTCAGCATCACAAAAAGGCTGGTGCTATGAATGCACTT GTGCGCGTTTCGGCAGTTCTCACCAATGGACCATTCTTGTTGAATCTTGATTGTGATCATTACATAAACAACAGCAAGGCATTGAGAGAAGCTATGTGTTTCTTGATGGATCCCAATCTTGGAAAGTCAGTTTGTTACGTTCAGTTTCCCCAAAGATTTGATGGAATAGATAAAAATGATCGTTATGCCAACCGTAACACTGTTTTCTTCGAT ATAAATTTAAGAGGCTTGGATGGAATTCAAGGCCCTGTCTATGTGGGTACGGGGTGTGTCTTCAACAGAACAGCTCTGTATGGTTATGAACCTCCTCTCAAGCCCAAGCATAAAAAACGAGGGCTGTTTTCTTCATGCTTTAGTGGATCGCAAAAGAAGAGTTCCAAGTCAAGTAAAAAGGACTCTAGCAATAAGAAATCAGGAAAGCATGTGAATTCAACTGTGCCAATATATAATCTAGAAGATATAGAAGGGGTAGAAG GTGCTGGATTCGATGATGAGAACTCACATCTTATGTCACAGATGACCCTAGAAAAAAGGTTCGGTCAATCAGCAGTTTTTGTTTCTTCAACACTTATGGAAAATGGTGGTGTTCCGCAGTCTGCAACTCCAGAATCCCTCCTTAAAGAAGCTATTCATGTCATTAGCTGTGGATATGAGGACAAAACTGATTGGGGAAGCGAG ATAGGATGGATCTATGGTTCAGTTACAGAAGATATTCTTACAGGATTTAAGATGCATGCTCGTGGCTGGAGATCAATCTATTGCATGCCACTGCGCCCTGCCTTTAAAGGATCTGCTCCGATTAACCTTTCAGATCGTTTGAATCAAGTGCTTCGATGGGCTTTAGGTTCAGTTGAAATTCTATTCAGTCGCCATTGCCCGATATGGTATGGGTATAGTGGAAGGTTGAAATGGCTTGAGAGGTTTGCTTATGTTAACACCACAATATACCCGATTACAGCCATTCCCCTTCTAGCCTACTGCACATTGCCTGCAGTCTGTCTGCTGACTGGAAAATTTATTATTCCACAG ATCAGTAACATTGCAAGTATCTGGTTCATATCTCTctttctttccatctttgccaCTGGTATATTGGAGATGAGGTGGAGTGGGGTAGGGATCGATGAATGGTGGAGAAATGAACAGTTTTGGGTTATTGGAGGTGTATCCGCCCACCTGTTTGCTGTGTTCCAGGGTCTTCTAAAAGTCCTTGCTGGCATTGATACCAATTTTACTGTCACTTCAAAAGCATCTGATGAAGATGGGGATTTCGCAGAACTCTATATGTTCAAGTGGACTACCCTACTCATTCCTCCAACTACTCTCCTCATAATTAATCTCGTCGGAGTGGTTGCTGGAGTTTCCTATGCTATCAACAGCGGTTATCAATCTTGGGGCCCTCTCTTTGGAAAACTGTTCTTTGCATTTTGGGTGATCATTCATTTGTATCCATTCCTTAAGGGTCTAATGGGACGGCAAAATCGAATGCCAACCATTGTTGTTGTGTGGGCTATTCTCCTTGCATCCATCTTCTCACTTTTATGGGTTCGGATTGATCCGTTTACTACCAAGGTGACTGGACCGGATGTCGAACAGTGTGGAATAAACTGCTAA